A genomic region of Phragmites australis chromosome 2, lpPhrAust1.1, whole genome shotgun sequence contains the following coding sequences:
- the LOC133909757 gene encoding uncharacterized protein LOC133909757: MMRRRGLRNFCHGVASTSTLQQLHGKEELGSGAGAASSSFLTVPPSMVGSCVAETEVSGTGTGGAGGGPAVTLEQMILQLDLEEEAARKARRAAAGEGEGWCPRRMSCVDGGSADHVLRSARDALSQYPRFSLDDRDSMYRASFSGYYDAMGRNDAIAGVVAGGRLSPLSRASVCCAAGAGCGALACSAGGYEMDPERTLRLPATVAGESVVWCKPSVVAKLMGLEAVPVPVRGGPRRRKASGSPPVATYGGVRKHRMRRTGQEELAFKKERLFMALHGYDVVGAGAGHAGALRSSVGPDVCGMDKDGDGWKFRLRR; this comes from the coding sequence ATGATGCGCCGTCGCGGCCTCCGCAATTTCTGCCACGGCGTCGCCTCCACGTCGACGCTGCAGCAGCTCCACGGCAAGgaggagctgggcagcggcgcGGGCGCCGCGTCCTCGTCGTTCCTCACGGTGCCACCATCGATGGTTGGCTCGTGCGTGGCCGAGACCGAGGTGAGCGGCACGGGCACCGGTGGCGCTGGTGGTGGTCCGGCGGTCACGCTGGAGCAGATGATCCTGCAGCTGGAcctggaggaggaggcagcgaggaaggcgcggcgcgcggcggcgggggagggggagggatgGTGCCCGCGGCGGATGTCGTGCGTGGACGGTGGCTCGGCGGACCACGTGCTCCGGTCGGCGCGGGACGCGCTGAGCCAGTACCCGCGCTTCTCCCTCGACGACCGGGACTCCATGTACCGCGCGTCGTTCAGCGGATACTATGATGCCATGGGCCGGAACGATGCCATTGCTGGCGTGGTCGCCGGCGGCCGCCTCAGCCCCCTGTCGAGGGCGTCGGTATGCTGCGCCGCTGGGGCGGGGTGCGGGGCGCTCGCGTGCAGCGCGGGTGGATACGAGATGGACCCGGAGCGGACCCTGCGGCTGCCGGCCACGGTCGCGGGGGAGAGCGTGGTATGGTGCAAGCCCAGCGTGGTGGCCAAGCTCATGGGGCTGGAGGCCGTGCCCGTACCGGTCAGGGGAGGGCCCCGGCGGAGGAAGGCCAGCGGGTCGCCGCCGGTGGCAACTTACGGCGGCGTCAGGAAGCACAGGATGAGGAGGACGGGGCAAGAGGAGCTGGCATTCAAGAAGGAGAGGCTCTTCATGGCGCTGCATGGCTATGACGTCGTCGGGGCTGGCGCGGGCCACGCTGGCGCCCTCCGCTCCAGCGTCGGGCCCGATGTCTGCGGGATGGACAAGGACGGCGATGGCTGGAAGTTTCGGCTACGCCGTTGA
- the LOC133893658 gene encoding kinesin-like protein KIN-14B, whose protein sequence is MLKVCITPNMEGQSGKPMQNLPDTLSSLMGFNKYLTPSWIESVSHIIKELSPTKPKMKLMVQKAQNIGTDDTELDAKLAKIQDELVLLHAQLKQITLQRRQSLNHYLDLKGNIRVFCRVRPFQHEESDQFRTLFTLDESNVFLKVAETKIKQYKFDKVFKQCSTQGDVFSEVEPVIKSALDGYNVCIFAYGQTGSGKTYTMEGKPTDLGIIPRGIQALFGRASENNSRFLFTFSMLEIYMGNLRDLLVPGSKAHGFKKVPSLSIKTDPDGGIEIENLVAVTVNSFQEVKRLYELGTRHRSTASTMANSLSSRSHCLIRISLTSFNTPERKKARNKLWMIDLGGSERLVKTKATGKRLKEGKAINLSLSALGDVIDALQTKKAHVPYRNSKLTQVLRDSLGCESKTLMLVHIRPNEDDLCETICTLGFATRVRSIRLESEEPHEVKARKEHLLMELEREISDLEQECEDITRKIKKLEETMEHLNGPQPSVSKNVVISHPSSEELKTDMSKNTRNSKNHSDVSSRLPRFMKPTASSENRVGLNKHIPVSNWTKPPVPPKRRPSSVYAESIRLPVNAATWQSECSSECSISMTSDMNWIPSIQDGTECNQDASEYETKQVIFSEHEKLSQGQVISFTECQMAESEKMQNKTEEMGIMDIDSWIHQQIIENTGIGQSKRVLDIPEVTEYETYSSSTASTVKMEWTKDSKQAHSDLNLHPCTQNLEDTKQDKAVNQFTTTELWTPPSKELCSKDETKEHKNEMLAYHGNSRRSLQEKLDDCMPEQPDKESKADSNIQHEIKFQDEEYYYYIGKLTKFFRALRTAWVGALLGLGTMSLGLEQDFFQSLTV, encoded by the exons ATGTTGAAGGTTTGCATCACACCAAACATGGAGGGGCAATCAGGAAAACCCATGCAGAATCTGCCAGATACACTGTCATCCCTCATGGGGTTCAACAAGTACCTAACACCCAGTTGGATTGAATCAGTGTCTCACATCATCAAGGAGTTgtcaccaaccaaaccaaagaTGAAATTAATGGTTCAGAAGGCTCAAAATATTGGTACTGATGATACAGAATTAGACGCTAAATTAGCAAAAATTCAAG ATGAACTGGTTTTGCTGCACGCTCAACTAAAGCAGATAACATTGCAGAGGAGGCAGTCGTTAAATCACTATTTGGATTTGAAAG GAAATATTAGGGTGTTCTGTCGTGTAAGACCTTTTCAACATGAAGAGAGTGACCAATTCAGAACTTTATTCACCCTTGATGAGAGTAATGTTTTCCTAAAAGTTGCTGAAACCAAGATAAAGCAATACAAGTTCGATAAGGTTTTCAAACAATGCTCAACACAAG GTGATGTATTTTCTGAAGTCGAACCAGTGATAAAATCTGCTTTAGATGGATATAACGTTTGCATATTCGCCTATGGCCAGACAGGTAGTGGAAAAACTTATACCATG GAAGGCAAGCCTACAGATCTGGGTATCATACCACGTGGGATTCAAGCATTGTTCGGTCGAGCTTCAGAGAACAACAGCAGGTTTCTGTTCACTTTCAGTATGCTCGAGATATATATGGGAAACTTGCGAGACCTGCTAGTTCCAGGAAGCAAGGCACATGGGTTTAAGAAAGTGCCAAG CCTTTCCATCAAAACAGATCCTGATGGTGGCATTGAGATTGAAAACCTAGTGGCAGTAACTGTCAATAGTTTTCAAGAAGTGAAAAGACTATATGAATTGGGGACCCGCCATAGGTCAACAGCTTCCACTATGGCTAATTCTTTGTCAAGCAGATCTCACtg TTTGATTCGTATTTCATTAACCTCCTTCAACACGCCTGAGAGaaaaaaagcaagaaacaaATTATGGATGATTGATCTAGGTGGAAGTGAAAGACTAGTAAAGACAAAAGCAACTGGGAAAAGGCTCAAGGAAGGCAAAGCCATAAATCTGTCACTGTCAGCCCTAGGGGATGTGATTGATGCACTACAAACCAAAAAAGCCCATGTCCCTTACAG GAATAGCAAGCTTACACAAGTTCTTAGAGATTCTCTAG GATGCGAGTCCAAAACGTTGATGCTTGTCCATATCAGACCAAATGAGGATGATTTATGTGAGACAATTTGTACCTTGGGCTTTGCAACAAGAGTTAGAAGTATTCGCTTGGAAAGTGAAGAACCGCAT GAAgtaaaagcaagaaaggaacaTTTATTGATGGAGTTGGAACGGGAGATCAGTGATTTAGAACAAGAATGTGAAGATATAACAAGAAAGATTAAGAAGCTCGAGGAGACAATGGAGCATTTAAATGGACCTCAGCCATCTGTTAGCAAAAATGTTGTCATTTCACACCCATCCAGTGAAGAACTGAAAACTGACATGTCAAagaatacaaggaattcaaagaATCACAGTGATGTTTCTTCAAGGTTACCTAGGTTTATGAAGCCAACGGCTTCTAGCGAAAACAGGGTAGGCTTAAATAAACATATTCCTGTTAGTAACTGGACAAAACCACCAGTGCCACCAAAGAGAAGGCCTTCCTCAGTTTACGCTGAATCCATAAGGCTGCCAGTAAATGCTGCCACTTGGCAGTCAGAATGCAGCTCTGAATGCAGTATCTCCATGACAAGTGACATGAATTGGATACCAAGCATACAAGATGGGACAGAATGCAACCAGGATGCATCAGAGTACGAGACCAAACAGGTGATTTTCTCAGAACATGAGAAACTGTCGCAGGGTCAAGTGATTTCGTTCACAGAATGCCAAATGGCAGAATCAGAGAAGATGCAGAATAAAACCGAGGAAATGGGCATTATGGACATTGACAGTTGGATCCATCAACAAATCATTGAGAACACCGGCATAGGTCAAAGTAAAAGGGTGTTAGATATTCCTGAAGTAACTGAATATGAAACTTACAGTTCTAGTACTGCTTCAACAGTAAAGATGGAATGGACTAAAGATTCTAAACAGGCGCACAGCGACTTGAACCTTCATCCCTGCACACAAAATTTAGAAGATACCAAGCAAGACAAAGCTGTTAATCAATTCACAACAACAGAATTGTGGACTCCTCCATCAAAAGAACTTTGCAGCAAGGATGAAACGAAGGAACATAAAAATGAAATGCTTGCATATCATGGAAATTCCAGAAGATCGCTACAGGAAAAACTGGACGATTGCATGCCAGAGCAGCCAGACAAGGAATCAAAAGCTGATTCAAACATACAACATGAAATCAAGTTCCAAGATGAAGAATACTATTACTATATAG GTAAGTTGACAAAGTTCTTTCGAGCTCTTCGAACAGCATGGGTTGGTGCTCTTCTTGGACTGGGCACTATGAGCCTTGGATTAGAGCAAGACTTCTTCCAGAGCTTGACGGTCTAA